A section of the Pseudanabaena mucicola str. Chao 1806 genome encodes:
- a CDS encoding glutathione S-transferase family protein has translation MSKIQLYSAKACPYAHRTRLVLGEKGIDFEYTEIDLQNKPEWFSSISKYGKVPALRHGENEVYESAIINEYINDVFPEPALLPKDAGYRAIARIWIDYANTKFSSAFGKLLRGKTDEEQAQGRQELNEAILFIENEALAKRSGDGAYWFGENISLVDLTFYPWFERIPTLEHYRNYTIPTIAYPQSQG, from the coding sequence ATGTCCAAAATTCAACTCTACAGCGCTAAAGCCTGCCCCTATGCCCATCGTACTCGTCTAGTTCTAGGCGAAAAGGGAATTGACTTTGAATATACCGAAATTGATTTGCAGAACAAACCTGAATGGTTCTCCTCAATTTCTAAGTATGGCAAAGTTCCTGCGCTCCGTCATGGCGAAAATGAAGTTTATGAATCGGCGATTATCAATGAATATATAAACGATGTATTCCCTGAACCTGCTTTGCTCCCAAAAGATGCTGGTTACAGAGCGATCGCTAGAATCTGGATTGACTATGCTAATACTAAATTTTCATCTGCTTTTGGTAAGTTATTACGTGGCAAGACCGATGAAGAACAGGCACAAGGTCGTCAGGAATTAAACGAGGCAATTTTATTTATTGAGAATGAAGCCCTAGCTAAGCGCTCTGGTGATGGAGCTTACTGGTTTGGTGAAAATATTTCCCTCGTCGATCTCACTTTCTATCCTTGGTTTGAGCGCATTCCCACTCTTGAGCATTATCGCAATTATACGATTCCCACAATTGCATACCCTCAATCACAAGGGTAA
- a CDS encoding amidohydrolase family protein has product MSKYSRLSTSPSAALKAKLDYPVIDTDIHTNDFTPDFEDYIANYGGSKLVDELRKAEFGRLNPKSEGKDWYQQTPEERQYHRTLRSPWWARVTKNTLDLATYTLPSLLAERLAEQGSDYSVLFPNNVLAAAGSSNENRQALQRAINHYHADLYRKYSDRLTPVAGILLNDPKEAIEELEFAVNVLGLKVINIPGGVKRPIKAIADKYPADKYPEIARYASYIDFYGIDSEYDYDPFWAKVVELGVPIATHYGSQGWTGRSSISNYMKNHIGHFADGSEAFAKALFFGGVTKRFPQLRVALLEGGADWGAHVYIHLVDRFLKRNLEGLKNYDPTEANADELLDIFEKYGQELTKGRSFTKEELLQTVLGSSFLRHSRSPVGDELEDFGKAGIEKIEDIRDRWVDNFFFGSESDDRTIAAAFNDKANPLGVKINAIYSSDVGHWDVPDLTQPLAESWNLVEEGVITEADFKAYVFSNPYKFYTQANPNFFKGTQIEAKLNKYQPAPVAAKPAAQKVAVSV; this is encoded by the coding sequence ATGAGTAAATATAGCCGCTTAAGTACTTCGCCTTCCGCCGCATTGAAAGCGAAACTTGACTATCCAGTAATCGACACCGATATCCATACTAACGATTTCACCCCCGACTTTGAGGACTACATCGCTAACTATGGCGGTTCCAAATTAGTCGATGAACTGCGTAAAGCTGAATTTGGTCGCCTCAATCCTAAGTCTGAAGGTAAAGACTGGTATCAACAAACCCCCGAAGAGCGTCAATATCACCGCACTTTACGTTCTCCTTGGTGGGCTAGAGTTACCAAAAATACTTTGGATCTTGCTACTTACACTCTTCCCTCCCTATTGGCAGAGCGTCTAGCAGAACAAGGTTCTGATTATTCAGTACTTTTCCCTAATAACGTCTTGGCGGCGGCTGGTAGTAGCAATGAGAATCGTCAAGCTTTGCAACGCGCCATCAATCACTACCACGCTGACCTTTATCGCAAATATAGCGATCGCCTCACCCCTGTCGCTGGAATTCTCTTGAATGATCCTAAAGAAGCGATCGAAGAGTTGGAATTTGCGGTCAATGTTTTGGGCTTGAAGGTCATCAATATCCCTGGTGGTGTCAAACGTCCGATTAAGGCGATCGCTGATAAATATCCTGCCGACAAGTATCCTGAAATTGCTCGCTATGCCTCCTACATCGATTTCTATGGTATCGATAGCGAGTATGACTACGATCCTTTCTGGGCAAAGGTTGTCGAACTTGGTGTACCCATTGCCACTCATTACGGTAGCCAAGGTTGGACTGGTCGCTCTTCCATCAGCAACTACATGAAGAACCACATCGGGCATTTTGCCGATGGTTCGGAAGCTTTTGCGAAGGCTCTGTTCTTTGGTGGTGTCACCAAACGCTTCCCACAATTGCGCGTGGCTCTACTCGAAGGTGGTGCTGATTGGGGCGCTCATGTTTACATTCACTTGGTCGATCGCTTCTTGAAGCGCAACCTTGAAGGCTTGAAGAACTACGATCCTACCGAAGCTAATGCTGATGAATTGCTCGACATCTTCGAGAAATATGGTCAAGAATTGACTAAGGGTAGATCCTTCACTAAGGAAGAATTACTCCAAACCGTTCTCGGTTCTTCGTTCCTACGGCACAGCCGTTCTCCTGTTGGTGATGAGCTAGAAGACTTTGGTAAGGCTGGGATTGAGAAGATTGAAGATATTCGCGATCGCTGGGTTGATAACTTCTTCTTTGGCTCTGAGTCTGATGATCGCACGATTGCGGCTGCTTTCAACGACAAGGCTAATCCATTGGGCGTGAAGATCAATGCGATCTACTCCTCTGATGTCGGACACTGGGATGTTCCTGATCTCACTCAGCCTCTTGCCGAAAGCTGGAACTTGGTAGAAGAAGGTGTAATTACGGAAGCTGATTTCAAGGCTTATGTGTTCTCAAATCCTTACAAGTTCTACACTCAAGCAAATCCTAATTTCTTTAAGGGAACCCAAATTGAGGCAAAGTTGAATAAATATCAACCCGCCCCAGTTGCTGCTAAACCAGCCGCTCAAAAGGTCGCTGTATCTGTCTAA
- the ssuE gene encoding NADPH-dependent FMN reductase, whose translation MTRILLIGGSPIHPCKAHSLLNYAKYLLENQLDIFTLQINTLLVRSLLAEDLALGRYASPALVYPRQLIEEADGIIIVSPIIKAAYTGLLKSFLDILPNGIFDHKVILPLATSHTSSHSLAIDYSLKPVLTELGATHILNSVFAVEEQIKHNQTELTTDLELSLRLQTSLQDFLEAIRDRQNKKNNPSNAKLILNIA comes from the coding sequence ATGACTCGGATTCTCTTAATCGGTGGTAGCCCAATCCATCCCTGTAAAGCACATTCTCTTTTAAACTACGCCAAGTATTTACTAGAAAATCAATTAGACATCTTTACGTTACAGATAAATACCCTACTAGTGCGTAGTCTGCTTGCTGAGGATCTTGCCTTGGGACGATATGCGAGTCCTGCCTTGGTATATCCGCGCCAATTGATCGAAGAGGCTGATGGCATCATTATTGTCAGTCCGATCATAAAGGCTGCCTATACAGGTTTATTAAAATCTTTCCTCGATATCCTTCCTAACGGTATTTTTGACCATAAGGTGATTTTGCCTCTAGCGACTAGCCACACCAGTTCGCATTCCTTAGCAATTGACTATTCCCTCAAACCTGTGCTCACAGAATTAGGTGCTACGCATATCTTAAATAGTGTGTTTGCTGTAGAAGAACAAATCAAACACAATCAGACCGAATTAACTACCGATCTGGAACTTTCATTACGTTTGCAAACCTCCTTGCAAGATTTCCTAGAAGCAATCCGCGATCGCCAAAATAAAAAGAATAATCCTAGCAATGCAAAGCTAATTTTGAACATTGCTTAA
- a CDS encoding DUF2808 domain-containing protein, giving the protein MRTNVIVLNISMEIDMKYLKRLAIPCLLMGLSLSAISVAIPRTNSAIAQDLTTSSPTGFIQVPNLVSVDATERDTNIRNVTYSFQIAVPQQTGAALQKVTIAQKDPIEAIAFSSDRTTAYIQEASGDRIPVDTKTVIDPNTKAISVVFTSPITAGKRVIVGLRPQSNPSLEGEYVFGVTAFSDAQQSQGQLIGYGRIGIYNTFVYESFVPNF; this is encoded by the coding sequence ATGAGAACAAATGTAATAGTTCTTAATATTTCCATGGAGATTGATATGAAATACCTCAAACGACTAGCTATTCCCTGTTTACTCATGGGGCTATCCCTGAGTGCTATTTCTGTAGCGATTCCTAGAACAAATAGTGCGATCGCTCAAGATTTGACAACCTCTTCACCAACAGGATTTATCCAAGTTCCTAATCTTGTTTCTGTTGATGCAACTGAGCGTGATACCAATATCCGCAATGTTACTTACTCATTTCAAATAGCAGTTCCCCAACAAACAGGAGCAGCTTTGCAAAAGGTAACAATCGCTCAAAAAGATCCCATTGAAGCAATTGCTTTTTCTAGCGATCGCACTACAGCTTATATTCAAGAAGCATCAGGTGATCGTATTCCTGTAGACACAAAAACAGTTATTGATCCAAATACTAAAGCTATATCCGTTGTATTTACTTCGCCAATTACCGCAGGTAAAAGAGTAATTGTTGGTTTGCGTCCTCAAAGCAATCCCAGTCTAGAAGGTGAATATGTATTCGGGGTGACTGCCTTTAGTGATGCTCAACAATCACAAGGTCAATTGATTGGCTATGGCAGAATTGGTATTTACAACACCTTCGTTTATGAATCATTTGTACCAAATTTCTAG
- the ssuC gene encoding aliphatic sulfonate ABC transporter permease SsuC, whose translation MQYTSSSSTPPYQSKQTSFVKAIAQVKGIFDKLVPWLFPIFLVILWQLAVQFGWLSTRILPAPTTVVSAAIKLAQTGELATNFKISASRALTGFAIGGSIGFVLGLVNGLFTVSEKILDTTLQMWRNIPNLALIPLVILWFGIGEEAKLFLVSSGVLFPIYINTFHGIRSIDSGLIEMGKVYGLNPLQLFWNIVLPGALPSILVGVRFSLGIMWLSLIVAETIAADSGIGYMATSAREFMQTDVVVFSIILYASFGKLADVIVRALEAWFLNWHPNYQKVKAA comes from the coding sequence ATGCAATATACCTCCTCATCCTCTACTCCTCCTTATCAGTCAAAGCAAACGTCATTTGTAAAGGCGATCGCTCAAGTAAAAGGAATTTTCGACAAGTTAGTGCCTTGGCTATTTCCTATTTTTCTGGTGATTCTGTGGCAGCTTGCGGTGCAATTTGGTTGGCTATCTACAAGAATTTTACCTGCTCCAACTACTGTAGTTTCTGCGGCAATCAAACTGGCACAAACAGGAGAATTAGCCACAAACTTTAAAATCAGTGCTTCACGCGCATTAACAGGTTTTGCGATCGGCGGTTCCATTGGTTTTGTGCTTGGTTTAGTAAATGGACTATTCACAGTTTCAGAAAAAATTCTCGACACCACCTTACAAATGTGGCGGAATATTCCTAACCTTGCTTTAATTCCTCTGGTGATCCTTTGGTTTGGTATTGGTGAAGAAGCGAAACTATTTCTAGTTTCTAGTGGCGTTCTTTTCCCTATCTATATCAATACTTTCCACGGTATCCGCAGTATTGATAGCGGGTTGATTGAAATGGGCAAGGTCTATGGACTCAATCCTTTGCAACTATTTTGGAATATTGTTCTCCCTGGCGCATTACCTTCCATTTTGGTAGGAGTGCGCTTTTCGCTAGGTATCATGTGGTTATCATTAATTGTTGCCGAGACGATCGCTGCTGACTCAGGAATTGGCTATATGGCAACCAGTGCGCGCGAATTTATGCAAACGGATGTAGTGGTATTTAGCATCATCCTATATGCCAGCTTTGGAAAGTTGGCTGATGTCATCGTCAGAGCTTTGGAAGCATGGTTTTTAAATTGGCATCCTAATTATCAAAAGGTAAAAGCTGCTTAA
- a CDS encoding sulfite exporter TauE/SafE family protein: MSEIIEILTLCGFAFFAGLIDAVVGGGGLIQLPAMLIILPQTAIASILGTSKFVSMAGTAIAVNQYAKQQKIDWQTTIPAMVTAFVFSFLGARITSLLNPSLMRPVILVLLIAVAIYTFSKKDFGLLQSLKVSKSRQYFYSIAIGSTIGFYDGFFGPGTGSFLIFAFTSVFGYSFLTASAAAKVINFATNLAAVIYFGFSKHILYYLGIPMAICNIFGAFIGANLAISKGSQFVRNLFLIIVSSLILKLGYDIFIIKYGK, encoded by the coding sequence GTGAGTGAAATTATCGAAATCTTGACGCTTTGTGGATTTGCCTTTTTTGCGGGGTTAATTGATGCTGTGGTAGGTGGCGGAGGATTAATTCAACTGCCTGCAATGTTAATTATATTGCCGCAGACTGCGATCGCTTCCATCCTTGGGACAAGCAAATTTGTATCTATGGCGGGTACGGCGATCGCCGTCAATCAATATGCCAAACAACAAAAGATTGATTGGCAGACAACAATTCCCGCAATGGTGACGGCCTTTGTATTTTCTTTTTTAGGCGCAAGAATTACGAGTTTGCTTAATCCTAGTTTGATGCGTCCTGTAATTTTAGTTTTACTAATTGCTGTGGCAATATACACCTTTAGTAAAAAAGACTTTGGTTTACTACAATCACTCAAAGTTAGTAAATCTCGTCAATATTTTTACAGTATTGCGATCGGTAGCACGATTGGTTTTTATGACGGTTTCTTTGGACCAGGGACAGGCAGTTTCTTGATTTTTGCCTTTACGAGTGTCTTTGGCTATAGTTTTTTGACGGCTTCTGCTGCTGCTAAGGTAATTAATTTTGCCACTAATCTAGCTGCTGTAATTTACTTTGGCTTTAGCAAGCATATTCTTTATTACTTGGGAATCCCGATGGCAATTTGTAATATTTTCGGAGCTTTTATTGGTGCAAATTTAGCAATATCTAAAGGTAGTCAATTTGTGAGGAATTTATTTTTAATAATTGTCTCATCGCTAATTTTGAAACTAGGCTATGACATTTTTATTATTAAATACGGTAAATAA
- the ssuE gene encoding NADPH-dependent FMN reductase, whose protein sequence is MTNILLINGSPSAPSRSQGILEYAIALLNAQGIKTNLLSVRDLPAEDLVFGKYNSPSLEQPKALLEEAQAVIISTPIYKASYTGLLKTFLDLLPQKALADKVILPIATGGSIAHLLAIDFTLKPVLSELGARHILGVVYAIDKQIAVNDDRSVTLEEEIDQRLKQSIEELIKAIKK, encoded by the coding sequence ATGACTAATATTCTTTTAATCAATGGGAGTCCTTCTGCTCCTTCTAGATCGCAAGGCATTTTAGAATATGCGATCGCCCTATTAAATGCACAAGGAATCAAAACCAATTTACTATCTGTGCGTGATTTACCTGCGGAAGATTTGGTATTTGGTAAATATAATAGCCCTAGCCTCGAACAACCCAAGGCTCTGCTAGAAGAGGCTCAAGCCGTAATTATTTCTACTCCAATTTACAAAGCATCCTATACAGGCTTACTCAAAACTTTTCTCGATTTACTTCCTCAAAAAGCCTTAGCTGATAAAGTGATCCTTCCTATTGCTACTGGTGGTTCGATCGCCCATTTGTTAGCGATCGACTTCACTCTCAAACCTGTGCTAAGTGAGCTAGGTGCTAGGCATATTCTGGGAGTTGTCTATGCGATCGATAAGCAGATCGCTGTGAATGATGATCGTAGTGTCACCCTAGAAGAAGAAATTGACCAAAGACTAAAACAATCCATCGAAGAATTAATCAAAGCTATTAAGAAATAG
- a CDS encoding ABC transporter ATP-binding protein has product MSSSARGVNLVASDLWKSFGKNHVLQGLNVEIKAGEFISIVGRSGCGKSTLLRAIAGLSAPSAGSLWVDDKPVKGINPIARVMFQEPRLLPWKRVYQNVALGLEKESRSRARWALSQVGLGDRASEFPSILSGGQKQRVALARALVSEPRLMLLDEPLGALDALTRIEMQSLLESLWQEQQFTALLITHDVEEAVALSDRLLLIENGQIGLDLKIDLPRPRARGSAEFAELVDKIRSRVMNAGSFAKVETISQVAA; this is encoded by the coding sequence ATGTCAAGTTCTGCAAGAGGCGTAAATCTTGTTGCTAGCGATCTTTGGAAAAGCTTTGGGAAAAACCATGTGCTCCAAGGTTTAAATGTGGAAATCAAAGCGGGAGAGTTTATTTCCATTGTTGGGCGCAGTGGCTGTGGGAAAAGTACTCTCTTACGTGCGATCGCAGGTTTGTCAGCCCCTAGTGCTGGTTCACTTTGGGTAGATGATAAACCTGTCAAGGGAATTAATCCTATTGCACGGGTAATGTTCCAAGAGCCGAGGCTATTACCTTGGAAACGGGTTTATCAAAATGTGGCTTTGGGCTTAGAAAAAGAATCTCGTAGTCGAGCGCGATGGGCTTTGTCGCAAGTTGGTCTAGGCGATCGCGCTAGTGAATTTCCATCCATTCTCTCGGGTGGACAGAAGCAACGAGTTGCCCTAGCAAGAGCTTTAGTCAGCGAACCTCGTTTAATGTTGTTAGATGAACCATTAGGCGCTTTAGATGCATTAACTCGCATTGAAATGCAGAGTTTATTAGAAAGCCTATGGCAAGAACAGCAATTTACCGCTTTACTAATTACCCACGACGTTGAAGAAGCTGTTGCCCTAAGCGATCGACTACTTCTTATAGAGAATGGTCAAATAGGTTTAGATTTAAAAATTGATCTACCTCGTCCCCGGGCCCGTGGCAGTGCTGAGTTTGCAGAATTGGTGGACAAGATTCGTAGCAGAGTAATGAATGCAGGATCTTTTGCCAAAGTGGAAACCATTTCTCAAGTTGCTGCCTAG
- a CDS encoding NADP(H)-dependent aldo-keto reductase, with protein MKYNKLGESDLQISEITLGTMTWGNQNTIAEAHEQLDYAFDHGVNFLDAAEMYPVPVQEKTQGLTESYIGEWLAKRQRDRVIVATKIAGPGRGFAWLRSGVQKIDRANIEQAVNDSLKRLQTDYIDLYQIHWPDRYVPQFGETVYDITKERETVPISEQLAVFDDLIKAGKIRHIGVSNETPWGLSKFTHIAKKKDLPKIVSIQNAYSLLNRAFDGALAEASHHTNVPLLAYSPLAFGLLTGKYLHDNPPKARLNAFAGFGDRYRKPNVTNAVAAYVELAKAHNIKPSALALAFVRSRWFVASTIIGATSLDQLKEDLNSVNVELDSAIFAEIENVNSLYPNPAQ; from the coding sequence ATGAAATACAACAAACTTGGTGAGAGCGATTTACAAATTTCCGAGATAACCCTTGGGACAATGACCTGGGGTAATCAAAACACAATCGCTGAAGCCCACGAACAATTAGATTATGCCTTTGATCATGGTGTAAATTTCCTTGATGCAGCCGAAATGTATCCTGTACCAGTGCAAGAGAAGACACAAGGCTTAACCGAAAGCTATATTGGTGAATGGTTAGCTAAACGTCAACGGGACAGAGTCATCGTCGCCACCAAGATTGCAGGACCAGGGCGTGGATTTGCTTGGCTCCGTAGTGGTGTGCAGAAGATTGATCGCGCCAATATTGAACAAGCTGTTAACGATAGTCTCAAGCGTCTCCAAACCGATTACATCGATCTTTATCAAATTCACTGGCCAGATCGCTATGTACCGCAATTCGGTGAAACTGTTTACGACATCACAAAAGAGCGTGAAACAGTCCCGATTTCTGAACAACTTGCTGTATTTGATGACCTGATTAAAGCAGGCAAGATTCGCCATATCGGAGTCAGCAATGAAACCCCTTGGGGTCTTTCCAAATTTACCCATATCGCGAAGAAGAAAGATTTGCCCAAAATTGTTTCGATCCAGAATGCCTATAGCTTGCTGAACCGAGCCTTTGATGGAGCTTTAGCTGAAGCTTCTCATCATACGAATGTGCCATTACTTGCCTATAGTCCTCTTGCCTTTGGTCTATTAACAGGTAAGTATCTCCATGACAATCCTCCCAAAGCGCGTCTAAATGCTTTTGCAGGATTTGGCGATCGCTATCGTAAGCCCAATGTTACCAATGCCGTTGCCGCCTATGTAGAACTTGCCAAGGCACACAATATCAAACCTTCGGCTTTAGCCTTAGCCTTTGTCCGCAGTCGTTGGTTTGTCGCCAGCACGATCATCGGTGCGACTAGTTTAGATCAACTAAAAGAGGATCTCAATAGCGTCAATGTGGAATTAGATTCTGCGATTTTTGCTGAGATTGAAAACGTAAATTCTCTTTATCCCAACCCCGCGCAATAA
- a CDS encoding NADPH-dependent oxidoreductase, with the protein MTATTVNPITLLHDRYGNAFPDDFLWNDHISDLLTHRSIRSYLSKPLPNGTLETLIAAAQSAASSSNLQLWSVIAVEDPARKDRLSVLARNQAHIRQVPLFLVWLADLSRARNIANSRNATSEGLDYLETFLTGAIDASLAAQNAVAAAESLGLGTVYVGAIRNNPEAVAKELNLPPLVFPVFGLSVGYPDPANIPAVKPRLGQSAVLHRESYSTEVQEQAITEYDRIMTNFYQQQQTGVNSDWSTHSTARVANAAALGGRDRLTAILHNLGFEIR; encoded by the coding sequence ATGACTGCCACAACAGTTAATCCAATTACGCTCTTACATGATCGTTATGGCAATGCTTTTCCCGATGATTTCCTTTGGAATGACCATATTAGCGATCTCTTAACCCACCGTTCGATCCGTTCCTATTTATCTAAGCCTTTACCTAATGGCACTTTAGAAACATTAATAGCGGCGGCTCAATCGGCAGCAAGTTCATCTAATTTACAGTTATGGAGTGTGATTGCTGTTGAAGATCCCGCACGCAAAGATCGCCTATCTGTACTTGCGCGGAACCAAGCTCATATTCGCCAAGTGCCTTTATTTCTAGTCTGGCTTGCGGATTTATCACGGGCAAGAAATATTGCGAATTCCCGCAACGCCACTTCCGAAGGATTAGATTATTTAGAGACATTTCTCACTGGAGCAATCGATGCCTCCCTTGCTGCTCAAAATGCTGTAGCTGCTGCCGAATCTTTAGGTTTAGGAACAGTCTACGTTGGCGCAATTCGCAATAATCCTGAAGCTGTAGCTAAGGAACTCAACTTGCCTCCACTAGTTTTTCCTGTGTTCGGTCTTAGTGTCGGCTATCCCGATCCCGCAAATATTCCTGCTGTGAAACCCCGTCTAGGACAATCAGCAGTTCTTCATCGCGAATCCTATTCCACAGAAGTTCAAGAACAAGCGATCACTGAATATGATCGCATCATGACAAATTTCTATCAGCAACAACAGACAGGCGTAAATAGTGATTGGTCAACCCATTCCACGGCAAGAGTTGCGAATGCGGCGGCTCTTGGTGGACGCGATCGCTTGACTGCAATCCTTCATAACTTAGGTTTTGAAATCCGCTAA
- the purT gene encoding formate-dependent phosphoribosylglycinamide formyltransferase, whose protein sequence is MAITLPKKIMLLGSGELGKEFVIAAQRLGNTVIAVDRYDNAPAMQVADCREAISMLDGEALETVVKKHQPDLIVPEVEAIRTEKLLELEAQGYTIIPTAAATNFTMNRDRIRDLASHELGLRTAKYAYANSLDELKTVATEIGFPNVIKPVMSSSGKGQSVVNSPDELEKAWDYAIAGGRGDTAKIIIEEFINFEVEITLLTIRQWQGETLFCEAIGHRQERGDYQESWQPVGLTSSQVKDAQDIARKVTDKLGGAGIFGVEFFITKDEVIFSELSPRPHDTGMVTLISQNLNEFELHLRAILGLPIPTIELLSPSASAVILASGSSDNISFLGVEAALAIPNTEIRLFGKPDSRPYRRMGVALAKGKNVIESRQKATEAASQVKII, encoded by the coding sequence ATGGCGATCACATTACCGAAAAAAATCATGCTACTTGGCTCTGGGGAACTAGGTAAGGAGTTTGTTATTGCCGCCCAAAGACTCGGTAATACGGTAATTGCAGTTGATCGCTATGACAATGCACCTGCGATGCAAGTTGCTGATTGTAGGGAAGCAATCTCGATGTTGGATGGTGAGGCACTCGAAACTGTCGTCAAAAAACATCAACCTGATTTGATCGTGCCAGAAGTGGAAGCAATCCGTACTGAAAAGCTGCTGGAACTGGAAGCACAGGGTTACACGATCATCCCCACTGCTGCTGCTACCAACTTCACGATGAATCGCGATCGCATTCGGGATTTAGCTAGTCATGAATTAGGTTTACGAACTGCTAAATATGCCTATGCCAATAGCCTCGATGAACTAAAAACCGTTGCCACCGAAATTGGCTTCCCGAATGTGATTAAACCTGTGATGTCTTCCTCTGGCAAGGGTCAATCTGTTGTCAATTCTCCCGATGAATTGGAAAAAGCTTGGGATTATGCGATCGCTGGCGGTCGAGGTGATACAGCCAAAATCATCATTGAGGAATTTATCAATTTTGAAGTCGAAATTACCCTGTTAACAATCCGTCAATGGCAGGGAGAGACTCTATTTTGCGAAGCGATCGGGCATCGGCAGGAACGAGGTGACTATCAAGAATCATGGCAGCCCGTTGGCTTAACCTCTTCTCAAGTCAAAGATGCACAGGACATTGCTCGTAAAGTTACCGATAAACTTGGCGGTGCAGGTATTTTCGGGGTGGAATTTTTTATCACTAAAGATGAAGTAATTTTCTCGGAACTGTCCCCTCGTCCCCATGACACTGGAATGGTTACTCTCATCTCTCAAAATCTTAACGAATTTGAACTCCATTTACGGGCAATTCTCGGCTTACCGATTCCTACAATTGAATTGCTCAGTCCATCCGCCAGTGCCGTCATTCTTGCCAGCGGAAGTAGTGACAACATTTCCTTTTTAGGTGTAGAGGCAGCTCTTGCGATCCCCAACACAGAAATCCGTTTATTTGGCAAACCCGATTCTCGTCCCTACCGCCGCATGGGTGTAGCTTTAGCTAAAGGCAAAAATGTGATCGAATCCCGTCAAAAAGCAACAGAAGCTGCTTCCCAAGTCAAAATCATTTAA